A window of Synechococcus sp. MEDNS5 contains these coding sequences:
- a CDS encoding glycosyltransferase, whose protein sequence is MLIKTLFYERYSPEVRSGAAMRCNQYLEEVIVEMGHDLLTISPDRISSKSQMFIPWDCLQFNKSFNSHFSDISIYCDRGIESSPPSRESSKVNILLLHGLYYNFNLINNLDCLDIILTTSLYWAEVIQLLLGGNIVSNSYQLRELYASKIGTKQPIIYPLTPPIQVATYDSESNTNFLSKYNLDDLQQEVIFAHSIQPQKASIPAFVGIVAFLVSSFKQRKQLFKVFVSKSNAADIQHELMHLTNSSWFNNFSNISACDIQTSIIFTDRLPQTDLHQLFSLSRFGICYNEVPESFGMYILESILSGCPIFSNGAGNMRHSLPSFHGHYINEPYGLYNYNHDDLASLCKQILCKLDDPMLKHEIHQGRSYIVSKYNIREYKKGFRDVLKAVAIWPVEIKKIYEPKRLTSDNQDIYKLSPLVRSLCSQHNYVFADHQNYQLTDMDFKLLTLIGDSSSSLTEMNYYANIKSLLDKGLICRICP, encoded by the coding sequence ATGCTTATCAAAACTCTCTTTTATGAAAGATATTCCCCTGAAGTGAGAAGTGGTGCTGCAATGCGTTGCAATCAATACCTTGAAGAAGTGATTGTTGAGATGGGCCATGATTTGCTCACCATTTCTCCAGATCGGATTTCGTCAAAATCCCAGATGTTTATCCCGTGGGATTGTTTGCAATTTAATAAATCATTCAATTCACATTTTTCAGATATTTCTATTTATTGTGATCGTGGCATTGAAAGTAGCCCACCATCTCGAGAATCATCTAAGGTGAATATACTGCTTTTGCATGGATTGTATTATAACTTTAATCTAATAAATAATCTTGATTGTCTTGACATAATTTTAACAACATCTTTGTATTGGGCAGAAGTGATCCAACTACTTCTGGGAGGAAATATTGTCTCTAACAGTTACCAATTGAGAGAGTTATATGCATCGAAAATCGGCACCAAACAACCAATTATTTACCCTTTGACACCTCCAATTCAAGTGGCTACGTATGATTCAGAGAGCAACACAAATTTTTTGAGTAAATATAATTTAGACGATCTTCAGCAAGAAGTTATTTTTGCTCATTCAATTCAGCCGCAAAAAGCATCCATCCCGGCTTTTGTTGGCATTGTTGCGTTTTTAGTTTCATCTTTCAAACAAAGAAAACAGCTTTTTAAGGTTTTTGTAAGCAAGTCAAATGCCGCAGATATTCAACATGAATTAATGCATTTGACAAATTCGAGCTGGTTCAATAATTTCTCAAACATCAGTGCCTGTGATATTCAAACAAGCATTATTTTTACTGACCGTCTACCTCAGACGGATTTACATCAATTATTTTCACTTTCAAGGTTTGGAATTTGCTATAATGAAGTACCAGAGTCTTTCGGAATGTATATTTTAGAAAGCATTTTAAGCGGATGTCCTATATTTAGCAATGGCGCTGGAAACATGAGGCATTCTCTCCCATCATTTCACGGGCATTATATCAATGAACCTTACGGTTTATATAACTATAATCATGATGATTTGGCAAGCTTGTGCAAGCAAATCCTCTGCAAGCTTGATGATCCAATGCTGAAGCATGAAATTCATCAAGGTCGTTCATACATAGTTTCGAAATATAATATCCGCGAATACAAAAAGGGTTTCAGGGATGTCTTAAAGGCAGTAGCCATATGGCCGGTTGAGATCAAAAAAATTTACGAGCCCAAAAGACTTACGTCTGACAATCAAGATATTTATAAACTCTCACCTTTGGTCCGTTCTCTTTGTTCACAGCATAATTATGTTTTTGCTGATCATCAAAATTATCAATTGACCGATATGGACTTTAAGTTACTCACGTTGATTGGTGATTCGTCCTCCTCTTTAACAGAGATGAATTATTACGCCAACATTAAGTCCTTGCTCGATAAAGGTTTGATTTGTAGAATATGTCCATGA
- a CDS encoding 4'-phosphopantetheinyl transferase superfamily protein — protein sequence MSFEPSFVEQRKISHNFVQHLLGHSGLKFPIEIGRTIYGKPQLRNSNIPIYFNISHSECLTVGITHSQPIGIDIEAEDRRIDINEEFIYSEIFMSKDEALLALKTHTLLELWTIKEAVLKANGYGLWGGLKNVSIKMQCANHGKAFFYKQRFEVELIHFGRFVISKAVMIQT from the coding sequence ATGAGCTTTGAGCCTTCCTTTGTTGAACAAAGAAAAATAAGCCATAATTTCGTGCAACATCTGCTTGGCCATTCTGGGTTGAAATTTCCGATTGAAATAGGACGCACAATATATGGCAAGCCACAGTTACGTAATTCTAACATTCCAATATATTTCAATATTTCGCATTCCGAGTGCTTGACTGTGGGAATCACCCATAGCCAACCGATCGGCATTGATATTGAAGCTGAAGACCGCAGAATCGATATTAATGAAGAATTTATTTATTCTGAAATATTTATGTCTAAAGATGAGGCTTTGTTGGCCTTGAAAACTCACACTTTGTTAGAACTTTGGACCATTAAAGAAGCCGTTCTTAAAGCTAATGGTTATGGTTTATGGGGTGGTCTCAAAAATGTGTCGATTAAAATGCAATGTGCTAACCACGGAAAGGCTTTCTTTTATAAGCAGAGATTTGAAGTTGAATTGATTCATTTTGGTAGGTTTGTAATCTCGAAAGCGGTTATGATTCAAACTTGA
- a CDS encoding putative quinol monooxygenase: MFLTITRASLKAGNEASAKELLAKNFNPGDGKKPSDVVEGLVGFGVMKAKSDPNMYGICTVWQSEAAFDKMAANPAAPTGGPFVEKLKALCDGEVKGEGFYIEGL; this comes from the coding sequence ATGTTTCTGACTATCACACGTGCTAGCCTTAAAGCTGGCAATGAAGCTTCCGCCAAGGAACTGCTTGCTAAGAACTTTAATCCCGGTGATGGCAAGAAGCCTTCCGACGTCGTAGAAGGACTTGTCGGATTCGGCGTGATGAAAGCCAAATCTGACCCTAACATGTATGGTATTTGCACTGTTTGGCAGTCTGAAGCTGCTTTCGACAAAATGGCTGCAAACCCCGCTGCTCCTACTGGTGGTCCGTTTGTAGAAAAGCTCAAGGCTCTTTGCGATGGTGAAGTAAAGGGCGAAGGCTTTTATATCGAAGGCCTCTGA
- a CDS encoding AMP-binding protein: MQIDKIYTATNIQSAIIAGYLASDQSDYIGQVTIPISEINLDSLNRSIQMMYERHEALRTAFDWQNHKGITAVVADKLPTADYINQYSVKDINSIKDIKTFEANLINLNKPPLMRIALVECYEKSYLLWSRHHAITDQESIKIFWDELWHFYNKPGVSLPNTQAFSDFALLKASQQLDAPTYHDYLYLQGGQRTEHSYTLQSNELQQVLYLQKASNVTLASFALSAFCIALAEKLSSDCFTVGYVETDRPVSFKNCIGPFIKESLIRQDQNQFVTIGDHRDFVFKSVLRQRNSNLRVKHGSQTQYGFLFEDDPDTQSLSTVENDAGISVRLKVFCRVSLFDSKLSIHLVSQASSFLSEELVSLNTSILRLLLSDDTEYINRYQQSSRQYLIDLMWRSWRQNQTPVLADSNTQLSGLDLYNQVIAKSCFLQSSIQLTTNLVLQIKPSRSVDCVVNILSAINVGLPFLLIDANEIGSDVKQLADDLSVAKLETNLPLNTAYLIRSSGSTGNPKTILIHVNNLINHLEYRVSENTYNSRVAHTSSWSFDASLTVLFSTMVNNGFLFISPLITHYTSVNAFLDFIKHHSIYEVNMVPSLLHLLADGGLSNTPIRRITSAGEELTADLVNMILNDDSIQLLNEYGPSECTILTTRLQVLKPVLDNPTIGSPIPGCIIKLFNFKDSMDEICISGNYVGLGYLSEQIKNQSCFFYDQGHLWYRTGDVGRYDNHGNLQWLGRIDNQFKANGKIFSTESIDNEIQRLGVNECKSIWSDSVIYIFFTCNDKTLINNVSLKEAIKVKFGLICDCIYLEDMPKTDSGKVDLQKLRRTIPHLSFADPGHSEKSNDHSFLESVAGRTLQLNSKPSLDVDSLTAIRLISSVNSKYSCNLSVVSLLSSSTWSDFLDHLPSLSTVQNNQSTSTKIRQKKREFQ; encoded by the coding sequence ATGCAGATTGACAAAATCTATACTGCAACAAATATTCAATCTGCAATCATTGCAGGTTACCTTGCAAGTGATCAGTCGGACTATATAGGACAAGTCACGATTCCCATATCAGAGATAAATCTTGATTCTTTGAATCGTTCAATTCAGATGATGTATGAACGACATGAAGCATTGCGAACTGCATTTGATTGGCAAAATCATAAAGGCATTACTGCAGTCGTTGCGGACAAACTTCCCACAGCAGATTACATCAATCAATATTCGGTTAAGGATATTAACTCTATCAAAGATATAAAAACTTTCGAGGCAAATTTAATCAATTTGAATAAACCGCCCTTAATGCGTATTGCTTTAGTTGAATGTTATGAGAAATCATATTTGTTATGGTCGCGTCATCATGCCATCACTGATCAGGAATCAATAAAAATATTCTGGGACGAATTGTGGCATTTTTACAACAAACCTGGTGTTTCACTTCCTAATACGCAGGCATTTAGTGATTTCGCTCTTCTGAAGGCATCGCAGCAACTGGATGCCCCTACTTACCATGATTATCTTTATTTACAAGGTGGTCAACGTACTGAACATTCCTACACTCTTCAGTCCAATGAATTACAGCAGGTACTATATTTACAAAAGGCTAGTAACGTTACCCTGGCTAGTTTTGCTCTTTCAGCGTTTTGTATCGCACTTGCAGAAAAATTATCGTCCGATTGCTTTACAGTAGGTTACGTTGAAACAGACCGTCCCGTATCTTTCAAAAATTGTATTGGTCCTTTCATCAAAGAAAGCTTAATTCGGCAAGATCAAAATCAGTTTGTTACTATTGGTGATCACCGAGATTTTGTCTTTAAATCTGTTCTTCGCCAACGAAATTCAAATTTACGCGTTAAGCATGGCAGTCAAACACAGTACGGCTTTTTATTTGAAGATGACCCCGATACGCAATCTCTTTCTACAGTTGAAAATGATGCGGGGATTAGTGTTCGTCTCAAAGTCTTTTGCAGAGTATCTTTGTTTGATAGTAAGCTATCAATCCATCTTGTAAGTCAAGCTAGCTCTTTCCTCTCAGAGGAATTAGTTTCCTTAAATACTTCGATCTTGCGACTTTTACTTTCAGACGATACTGAGTATATCAATCGCTATCAACAATCATCTCGACAATATTTAATTGATCTCATGTGGAGATCTTGGCGTCAAAACCAAACCCCCGTTCTAGCCGATAGCAACACTCAACTTTCTGGATTAGATCTTTACAACCAAGTTATTGCTAAATCATGCTTTCTTCAATCTTCTATACAGTTAACAACAAATTTAGTGCTCCAAATCAAACCCTCGAGATCAGTAGACTGTGTTGTTAATATTCTTTCTGCTATCAACGTCGGTCTCCCCTTTTTGCTTATCGACGCCAATGAAATTGGATCAGATGTAAAGCAGCTAGCTGACGATTTAAGCGTTGCTAAACTTGAGACTAATTTACCGCTAAATACTGCTTACTTGATCAGATCATCTGGATCTACGGGGAATCCTAAAACCATTCTGATTCATGTTAATAACCTTATTAATCACTTAGAATACAGAGTCTCTGAAAATACTTATAATTCTCGTGTAGCTCATACGTCTTCATGGTCTTTTGATGCGTCATTGACAGTTTTATTTTCCACGATGGTTAATAATGGTTTTCTATTTATCTCACCCTTGATTACTCACTATACTAGCGTCAATGCTTTTCTTGATTTCATAAAACATCATAGCATCTATGAAGTTAATATGGTTCCTTCCCTTTTGCATTTGTTGGCCGACGGTGGTTTAAGCAACACACCAATTCGTAGAATAACAAGTGCTGGTGAAGAGCTTACTGCTGATCTAGTAAATATGATATTGAATGATGATTCAATCCAACTCCTTAATGAATACGGACCCAGTGAATGTACTATTTTAACTACACGTTTGCAAGTTTTAAAACCAGTATTGGATAATCCAACAATTGGATCCCCAATCCCTGGATGTATTATAAAGCTTTTCAACTTCAAAGATTCAATGGATGAAATTTGTATTTCTGGTAATTATGTCGGATTAGGCTATTTGTCTGAACAAATAAAGAATCAAAGTTGCTTTTTCTACGACCAAGGTCACCTATGGTATCGAACTGGCGATGTTGGCAGGTATGACAATCACGGAAATCTTCAATGGTTGGGTAGAATTGATAATCAATTCAAGGCCAATGGCAAAATCTTTAGTACAGAATCTATTGATAACGAAATCCAACGTTTAGGGGTTAACGAGTGTAAGAGTATCTGGTCGGATTCAGTAATTTACATCTTTTTTACATGCAACGATAAAACCTTGATTAATAATGTTTCCTTGAAGGAAGCAATTAAAGTTAAGTTCGGACTCATTTGTGATTGCATTTATCTTGAGGACATGCCAAAAACGGATTCGGGTAAGGTTGATTTGCAAAAGTTACGACGTACTATCCCACACTTAAGTTTTGCTGATCCAGGTCACTCTGAAAAGTCCAATGATCATTCTTTTCTAGAATCAGTAGCTGGACGTACACTTCAGTTAAATAGTAAACCATCACTTGACGTTGATTCATTAACAGCAATTCGCTTGATTTCTTCTGTAAACTCAAAATATTCATGTAATTTGTCTGTTGTGTCGTTGCTTTCTTCTAGTACTTGGAGTGATTTTCTTGATCATCTACCATCGCTTTCTACTGTTCAAAACAATCAATCCACCTCAACCAAAATAAGACAAAAAAAGAGAGAGTTTCAATGA